The Dehalococcoidia bacterium genome includes a region encoding these proteins:
- a CDS encoding UGSC family (seleno)protein — protein MVTILDPTDERIPVRRSLTPRPEHIRGTVALLDISKPRGNVFLDRLEELIRERLPGVAVKRYRKPTFAKPAPEPLRQQIREESDFVIEALADUGSCTTCSVHDTVWFEINGKPSVFVASSEFVDAAEAQAKALGLPEVERVFVPHPIQDRTDDEMRARADAVLDRIIEALVL, from the coding sequence ATGGTCACGATCCTTGACCCCACCGACGAGCGCATCCCTGTGCGCCGCTCGCTCACGCCGCGACCGGAGCACATCCGCGGCACGGTCGCGCTGCTCGACATCTCCAAGCCGCGCGGCAACGTCTTCCTGGACAGGCTCGAGGAGCTCATCCGCGAGCGGCTGCCCGGGGTGGCGGTGAAACGCTACCGCAAGCCCACCTTCGCGAAACCCGCGCCGGAACCCCTACGCCAGCAGATAAGAGAGGAGAGCGACTTCGTCATCGAAGCGCTTGCGGACTGAGGGTCCTGCACGACGTGCAGTGTGCACGACACGGTCTGGTTCGAAATCAACGGCAAGCCCTCCGTCTTCGTAGCCTCGAGTGAATTCGTCGATGCGGCCGAGGCGCAGGCGAAGGCCCTCGGCCTCCCGGAGGTCGAGCGCGTCTTCGTCCCCCACCCCATCCAGGACCGCACCGACGACGAGATGCGCGCCCGCGCCGACGCCGTCCTCGACCGCATAATCGAGGCCCTGGTGCTCTAG
- a CDS encoding UDP-N-acetylmuramoyl-L-alanyl-D-glutamate--2,6-diaminopimelate ligase, with protein MDLLKAWPQARLVGPMPALQGITHDSREVRAGMAFVAVPGAAADGHDFIGAAAEAGAALAVVQADRQAKWAPFAGRLPLLVVDDTRRAMGPIAAEVYGHPSRQLRLIGVTGTDGKSTTCHLTGHVLSRCGLGCGYLTSVGFDTGRGFEPNELHMTTLEATQIQERLAAGVSNGLEAMCVEASSEGLAQHRLDGCEFDVAVFRNLSRDHLDFHGTMEAYRDAKGLLFEMLDGPSGKPFSKVAIVNADEPASEHMLRRTKARPLTYGIEHEADVRGTQVEARGLRTSFEVRAGGETVRAEAPLMIAYNCLAAVAVALSQGIGLREAAGALSTFPGVPGRFEMIDCGQAFTVVVDIASTPAALEFVLRTLRAATKGRLWVVFGAAGGRDTARREGMGRVAAELADRAVLTNEDPRHEDPDAIIAAIAEAMMAAGWREGEHFARVPDRREAMLYAFERAGPGDTVLLAGKGTETFMVFGGRRVPWDERATARELLSAGR; from the coding sequence GTGGACCTGCTGAAGGCCTGGCCGCAGGCGCGCCTCGTGGGGCCGATGCCCGCGCTCCAGGGGATCACGCACGACTCGCGCGAAGTACGGGCGGGCATGGCGTTCGTGGCCGTGCCGGGCGCGGCGGCGGATGGCCACGACTTCATCGGCGCCGCGGCGGAGGCCGGCGCGGCGTTGGCAGTGGTGCAGGCGGACCGGCAGGCGAAGTGGGCGCCATTCGCGGGGCGTCTGCCGCTGCTGGTGGTCGATGACACGCGTCGAGCGATGGGCCCGATTGCGGCCGAGGTGTACGGCCACCCCTCCCGCCAGCTGCGGCTCATCGGGGTTACGGGCACCGACGGCAAGAGTACGACCTGTCACCTGACAGGACACGTCCTTTCGAGATGCGGGCTTGGCTGCGGCTACCTGACCAGCGTGGGCTTCGACACGGGCCGCGGCTTTGAGCCGAACGAACTGCACATGACGACCCTGGAGGCCACGCAGATACAGGAGCGCCTGGCAGCCGGCGTCAGCAACGGCCTGGAGGCGATGTGTGTCGAAGCTTCGTCGGAGGGGCTGGCGCAGCACCGCCTCGACGGGTGCGAATTCGACGTTGCTGTATTCCGCAACCTCAGTCGCGACCACCTGGACTTCCACGGCACCATGGAGGCCTACCGCGACGCTAAGGGCCTCCTGTTCGAGATGTTGGATGGGCCCAGCGGGAAGCCGTTCTCGAAGGTAGCAATAGTTAACGCGGATGAACCCGCATCCGAGCACATGCTCCGCCGCACCAAAGCGCGGCCCCTGACCTACGGCATCGAACACGAGGCGGACGTGCGGGGGACGCAGGTGGAAGCGCGGGGCCTGCGCACAAGCTTCGAGGTCCGGGCGGGCGGCGAGACAGTGCGAGCGGAAGCGCCGCTGATGATCGCCTACAACTGCCTCGCGGCGGTCGCGGTGGCTCTGAGCCAGGGGATCGGACTCAGGGAGGCGGCCGGCGCCCTGTCGACGTTCCCCGGGGTCCCGGGACGCTTCGAGATGATCGACTGCGGCCAGGCCTTCACCGTGGTAGTCGACATTGCCTCCACCCCGGCGGCGCTGGAGTTCGTCCTGCGCACGCTGCGCGCGGCGACGAAGGGACGGCTGTGGGTCGTGTTCGGGGCCGCAGGCGGCCGCGACACGGCCCGCCGCGAAGGCATGGGCCGCGTGGCGGCCGAGCTTGCGGACCGGGCGGTGCTCACGAACGAGGACCCGAGGCATGAAGACCCGGACGCGATCATCGCCGCGATCGCGGAGGCGATGATGGCGGCGGGGTGGCGCGAGGGGGAGCACTTCGCGCGCGTTCCCGACCGGCGAGAGGCGATGCTGTACGCGTTCGAGCGCGCCGGGCCGGGGGATACCGTGCTGCTGGCGGGGAAGGGTACGGAGACGTTCATGGTCTTCGGAGGGCGCCGGGTGCCCTGGGACGAGCGGGCCACGGCGCGGGAGCTGCTTTCCGCAGGCCGCTGA
- a CDS encoding SDR family NAD(P)-dependent oxidoreductase: MSLKGKVCIITGASRGIGRDVAVALGAEGASVVVAARSETVWDKRLPGTIYSVAKEVEDRGGEALPVKCDVSKDEDLEQLVAKTIERFGRIDMLMNNAAILIPGNMLTVQPRHLDLIWRVDGRAPLMAIKYALPHMIEGGGGHIINVSSRAAVFPGPGPYNVPPGTQIGGSFYGMIKAGLERFSQGLARELTPHKIAVNVLSPQGGIATPGNRFARNDPENPDLNFEEAVDMGKATVWIMQQDPAQFTGNILYDKEVVAKNGL, translated from the coding sequence ATGAGCCTGAAGGGCAAGGTCTGCATCATAACGGGCGCCAGCCGCGGCATCGGCCGGGACGTGGCGGTTGCGCTGGGCGCCGAAGGCGCGAGCGTGGTCGTAGCGGCGCGGAGCGAGACCGTCTGGGACAAGCGTCTGCCAGGGACGATCTACTCCGTGGCCAAAGAGGTCGAAGACCGGGGTGGCGAGGCCCTCCCCGTCAAATGCGACGTCTCCAAGGACGAAGACCTGGAGCAGTTGGTGGCGAAGACGATTGAGCGCTTCGGGCGGATCGACATGCTGATGAACAATGCCGCCATCCTGATCCCCGGGAACATGCTCACCGTGCAGCCTCGCCATCTCGACCTGATCTGGCGGGTCGACGGGCGGGCGCCCCTCATGGCCATCAAGTATGCGCTGCCCCACATGATCGAGGGTGGCGGCGGGCACATCATCAACGTGTCCTCGCGGGCGGCGGTCTTCCCCGGACCGGGGCCGTACAACGTGCCACCGGGGACGCAGATCGGCGGCTCCTTCTACGGCATGATCAAGGCTGGCCTGGAGCGCTTCTCCCAGGGCCTGGCCCGCGAGCTGACGCCACACAAGATCGCCGTGAACGTGCTCTCGCCCCAGGGCGGGATCGCCACTCCGGGCAACCGCTTCGCCCGGAACGACCCGGAGAACCCTGACCTCAACTTCGAGGAGGCCGTCGACATGGGCAAGGCGACGGTCTGGATCATGCAGCAGGACCCGGCGCAGTTCACCGGTAACATCCTCTACGACAAAGAGGTAGTGGCGAAGAACGGCCTCTGA